A region of Brevundimonas sp. NIBR10 DNA encodes the following proteins:
- a CDS encoding glycosyltransferase family 2 protein: MGDVAVLIPTMRRPESLARALRSVFAQTGVADRLAEIVVIDNDPTGSAAGVVAGLAAESPCPLIYHHEPRPGVATARNAGLSRTSVPLIAFLDDDEAAEADWLARLIAAREALGTDVVFGPIHGRVPEGTGWAGAYLERFFGREGPAATQVIDHAYGCGNSLMVRATALPGATPFDPAADRSGGEDDALFQALEARGGTFGWAADAWVDEFAPPHRATMRYALARAFAYGQSPSQLAARDRKPFAVARWMLIGAAQAFVWGSVTVAFSVIGSSRRAEMMDRTARGMGKVLWFKGFEPQFYGARELARLDALKPA; this comes from the coding sequence ATGGGCGATGTCGCGGTCCTGATCCCCACGATGCGGCGGCCCGAAAGCCTCGCCCGCGCGCTGCGGTCGGTCTTCGCGCAGACTGGCGTGGCCGACCGACTGGCCGAGATCGTCGTCATCGACAACGACCCGACCGGCAGCGCGGCAGGGGTTGTGGCCGGCTTGGCCGCCGAAAGCCCCTGCCCCCTGATCTATCACCACGAGCCGCGACCCGGCGTCGCGACGGCGCGCAACGCCGGTCTGAGCCGCACCTCAGTCCCCCTGATCGCCTTCCTCGACGACGATGAGGCGGCCGAGGCCGACTGGCTGGCTCGTCTGATCGCGGCGCGCGAGGCCCTGGGCACGGACGTCGTCTTCGGCCCTATCCACGGGCGGGTGCCCGAAGGAACGGGCTGGGCCGGTGCCTATCTGGAACGGTTCTTCGGCCGCGAGGGGCCGGCAGCGACGCAGGTAATCGACCACGCCTACGGCTGTGGCAACTCCCTGATGGTGCGGGCCACCGCCCTGCCCGGCGCAACCCCGTTCGATCCGGCCGCCGACCGCAGCGGCGGCGAGGACGACGCCCTTTTCCAGGCGCTGGAAGCGCGTGGCGGCACCTTCGGCTGGGCCGCCGACGCCTGGGTCGACGAGTTCGCCCCGCCGCACCGCGCCACCATGCGCTACGCCCTCGCCCGCGCCTTCGCCTATGGCCAGAGCCCCAGCCAGTTGGCGGCACGAGACCGCAAACCCTTCGCCGTCGCCCGCTGGATGCTGATCGGTGCCGCCCAGGCCTTCGTCTGGGGTTCCGTGACGGTCGCCTTCAGTGTGATCGGCAGCTCACGGCGGGCAGAGATGATGGACCGGACCGCAAGGGGCATGGGCAAGGTCCTTTGGTTCAAGGGCTTCGAACCCCAGTTCTACGGCGCGCGCGAACTGGCCCGCCTGGATGCGCTGAAGCCCGCCTAG
- a CDS encoding glycosyltransferase family A protein, producing the protein MIVRTFSNPASLTAQPILSVLIPFLRDDPLPLLEALETEAAALTGAVEVVVMDDGTADPMLTQAIETRIATFALPATLLTLATNEGRSKGRNRLATAARGNSLLFLDSDMRPDTPHFLGTWADLVRRDDPAVAFGGFSLLQAPTDRRFAVHRSMAAKSECVPCDIRALTPEKYVYTSNLLVRRNVFDSEGFDAAFAGWGWEDVEWAMRVSRRYPVIHVDNPATHMGLDTVQALAGKYEQSAANFARVIAKHPDIIQTYPSFKAARLLKRIPALGAIRPWIRRAAMMQPLPVATRAFALRLYRAALYAEAV; encoded by the coding sequence ATGATCGTCAGAACCTTCTCCAACCCGGCCAGCCTGACCGCACAGCCGATCCTGTCGGTCCTGATCCCGTTCCTGCGCGACGACCCCCTGCCCCTGCTCGAGGCGCTGGAGACCGAAGCTGCTGCGCTGACCGGAGCCGTCGAGGTCGTGGTCATGGACGACGGCACAGCTGATCCAATGCTGACCCAGGCAATCGAGACCCGGATCGCGACCTTCGCCCTGCCCGCCACCCTTTTGACTCTGGCCACAAACGAAGGCCGATCCAAGGGCCGCAACCGACTGGCTACGGCGGCGCGGGGAAACAGCCTGCTGTTCCTCGACAGCGACATGCGGCCCGACACGCCGCATTTTCTCGGGACCTGGGCCGATCTGGTGCGGCGCGACGATCCCGCCGTCGCCTTCGGCGGCTTCTCACTGTTGCAGGCCCCGACCGACCGGCGCTTCGCCGTCCACAGGTCGATGGCGGCGAAGTCCGAATGCGTGCCCTGCGATATCCGCGCCCTGACGCCCGAGAAATACGTCTACACCTCCAACCTGCTGGTCCGCCGCAACGTCTTCGACAGCGAAGGCTTCGATGCCGCCTTCGCCGGCTGGGGCTGGGAGGACGTGGAGTGGGCCATGCGGGTGTCGCGACGATATCCCGTCATCCACGTCGACAATCCGGCGACCCACATGGGCCTCGACACCGTCCAGGCCCTGGCCGGGAAGTATGAGCAGTCGGCCGCCAACTTTGCCCGCGTCATCGCCAAACACCCCGACATCATCCAGACCTACCCCAGCTTCAAGGCTGCCCGGTTGCTGAAACGCATCCCGGCACTGGGGGCCATCCGCCCCTGGATCCGCCGCGCCGCGATGATGCAGCCCCTGCCGGTCGCGACCCGCGCCTTCGCCCTGCGCCTCTACCGCGCCGCCCTCTATGCCGAGGCGGTCTGA
- a CDS encoding lipopolysaccharide biosynthesis protein — MFWRGVWGYLPANIVQGVVGFGAIWVFTRLLSADDFGRYALAFSITILAHVLVFSWLEAAMARYWAAQTPGQSMAAHFASLYRTTFILIALFVPVAGITLWLVPLDPVFKIAIGAGLLGCPVRCLTKLAQERYRAAGEVSRSALLDIATTIGGLAIGVGFALGGAGGAAPLIGLGLAPLCALPFILPGELRQARAGVVEVARLKTYAAYGYPIAASLTLALVLASTDRFLLAIFMDEAAVGAYHAGYSIANRTLDVLFLWLGAAGQPALVMALERGGLDRLKEAAKEQASTFFLIGIPAAAGVALVARPLAEVMIGPDLRDAATLVTPWIALSALLYGMTAYYFGQAFTLGQKTRLLLVAMIIPAVANVLLNLVLIPRFGLVGAAWSTAISFGLGMLATLAMGRKVIPLPIPWDCLIRCLIAAGLMSLVVWTLPPIGGFPELMLDATVGALVYGAAAVTMNAAGVRDLILRLVAQARQRRAPA; from the coding sequence ATGTTCTGGCGGGGCGTCTGGGGCTATCTGCCGGCCAACATCGTCCAGGGCGTCGTCGGGTTCGGCGCGATCTGGGTCTTCACGCGTCTGTTGAGCGCCGACGATTTCGGCCGCTATGCCCTGGCCTTTTCGATCACGATCCTGGCCCACGTCCTGGTCTTCAGCTGGCTGGAAGCGGCTATGGCGCGCTACTGGGCGGCCCAGACCCCGGGTCAGTCCATGGCGGCCCATTTCGCCAGCCTGTACCGTACGACCTTCATCCTGATCGCCCTGTTCGTGCCAGTGGCCGGGATCACCCTGTGGCTCGTGCCGCTGGATCCGGTATTCAAGATCGCCATCGGCGCGGGATTGCTGGGCTGTCCGGTGCGCTGCCTGACCAAGCTGGCACAGGAGCGCTATCGCGCGGCGGGAGAGGTCTCGCGCTCGGCCCTGCTCGACATCGCCACTACCATCGGCGGCCTCGCGATCGGCGTGGGTTTCGCCCTCGGCGGCGCGGGCGGCGCAGCGCCCCTGATCGGGCTGGGGCTCGCCCCCCTGTGCGCCCTGCCCTTCATCCTGCCGGGCGAGCTGCGACAAGCCAGGGCCGGTGTCGTCGAAGTGGCGCGGCTCAAGACCTATGCCGCCTATGGCTATCCGATCGCGGCGTCGCTGACCCTGGCGCTGGTGCTGGCCTCGACCGACCGGTTCCTGCTGGCCATCTTCATGGATGAGGCGGCGGTCGGCGCCTATCACGCGGGCTATTCCATCGCCAACCGGACGCTAGACGTGCTGTTCCTGTGGCTAGGCGCGGCGGGTCAGCCGGCGCTGGTCATGGCGCTGGAGCGCGGCGGGCTGGATCGTCTCAAGGAAGCCGCAAAGGAACAGGCCTCGACCTTCTTCCTGATCGGCATTCCGGCGGCGGCCGGCGTGGCCCTCGTGGCGCGCCCCCTCGCCGAGGTCATGATCGGCCCGGACCTGCGCGACGCCGCCACCCTGGTGACGCCGTGGATCGCCCTGTCGGCCCTCCTCTACGGCATGACCGCCTACTATTTCGGCCAGGCCTTCACCCTGGGCCAGAAGACGCGGCTGCTGCTGGTCGCGATGATCATCCCCGCGGTGGCGAACGTCCTGCTCAACCTCGTCCTGATCCCCCGCTTCGGCCTGGTCGGCGCGGCGTGGTCGACGGCGATCAGCTTTGGTCTGGGGATGCTGGCGACCCTGGCCATGGGTCGCAAGGTCATCCCCCTGCCCATTCCGTGGGACTGTCTGATCCGCTGCCTTATCGCGGCGGGATTGATGTCGCTTGTGGTATGGACCCTGCCTCCGATCGGAGGCTTCCCCGAGCTGATGCTGGACGCCACCGTCGGGGCCCTCGTCTATGGCGCGGCGGCGGTCACCATGAACGCGGCGGGCGTACGGGACCTGATCCTGCGCCTCGTCGCCCAGGCCCGGCAGCGCAGGGCCCCCGCATGA
- a CDS encoding exopolysaccharide biosynthesis polyprenyl glycosylphosphotransferase, producing the protein MSSTLNASRQPSRERRPLDVSGLQALAATAARGGSDAEVAGSARRGPFRPEVWLNARQRHASRLAGHYFRAIDVLAVLSVTLVCGWAAGSGSLLQDRLALVLPFGLGAIIVLGLMRSLSLYRFSRGEAVLMHLGRVAAVVMAGGAVAMAIGLLIDPVEADLAWLLIWAATTLLTLYTLHLIWSGTVARWRASGALTPNVVLVGATKHAERLIKEALKRRDINVLGVFDDRLARSPQSIEGVPVLGGSNDLLTHKMTPYVDRIVLAIDPNAQARVRELTARLQTLPNEVMLLVDPQGSDERNAALERLARAPLASLDGPLDADRRAFNKRMQDMLVGGLALFLLAPVIALTALAVRLDSPGPIFFRQRRHGFNQEEIVVWKFRSMRQETADATASRQVTADDDRVTRVGKILRSTSLDELPQLLNVLKGEMSLVGPRPHAIGMKTGQIESALLVAEYAHRHRMKPGMTGWAAINGSRGPLHNAQDVRRRVQLDVEYIERQSLWLDLWIMALTVPVLLGDRLAVR; encoded by the coding sequence ATGTCCTCCACCCTGAATGCCAGCCGCCAGCCCTCCCGCGAGCGCAGGCCACTGGATGTGAGCGGGCTCCAGGCCCTGGCGGCGACGGCCGCCCGTGGCGGGTCGGACGCAGAGGTCGCGGGTTCTGCGCGACGCGGCCCCTTCCGACCCGAAGTCTGGCTGAACGCCCGGCAAAGGCATGCCTCGCGCCTCGCGGGCCACTATTTCCGGGCGATCGACGTACTGGCGGTCCTGTCCGTGACTCTTGTCTGCGGCTGGGCGGCGGGGTCAGGCAGCCTGCTGCAGGACCGGCTGGCGCTGGTTCTGCCGTTCGGGCTGGGCGCGATCATCGTCCTGGGCCTGATGCGGTCGCTGAGCCTGTACCGGTTCTCGCGCGGCGAAGCCGTGCTGATGCATCTGGGCCGCGTTGCTGCCGTCGTGATGGCAGGCGGAGCGGTCGCCATGGCCATCGGCCTGCTGATCGACCCGGTGGAGGCCGATCTGGCTTGGCTGCTGATCTGGGCGGCCACCACCCTGCTGACCCTCTATACCCTGCACCTGATCTGGAGCGGGACGGTCGCGCGCTGGCGCGCCTCGGGCGCCCTGACCCCCAACGTGGTGCTGGTGGGTGCCACCAAACATGCCGAACGCCTGATCAAGGAGGCCCTGAAGCGGCGTGACATCAATGTTCTGGGCGTGTTCGACGACCGTCTCGCGCGATCGCCCCAGAGCATCGAGGGCGTGCCGGTGCTGGGTGGATCGAACGACCTGCTGACCCACAAGATGACGCCCTATGTCGACCGCATCGTCCTGGCCATCGATCCCAACGCCCAGGCCCGGGTGCGCGAACTGACCGCACGCCTGCAGACCCTGCCCAACGAAGTCATGCTGCTGGTCGATCCGCAGGGGTCGGATGAGCGCAATGCCGCCCTCGAACGGCTGGCGCGGGCACCGCTGGCATCGCTGGACGGCCCGCTGGACGCCGACCGCCGCGCGTTCAACAAGCGGATGCAGGACATGCTCGTCGGGGGCCTTGCGCTGTTTCTGCTGGCCCCTGTGATCGCCCTGACAGCATTGGCCGTACGCCTCGACAGTCCCGGCCCGATCTTTTTCCGCCAGCGTCGCCACGGCTTCAATCAGGAAGAGATCGTCGTGTGGAAATTCCGCTCCATGCGCCAGGAGACGGCCGACGCCACCGCCTCGCGTCAGGTCACGGCCGACGACGACCGGGTCACCCGTGTCGGCAAGATCCTGAGGTCCACCAGTCTGGACGAACTGCCCCAACTGCTCAACGTGCTCAAGGGCGAGATGTCGCTGGTCGGCCCGCGCCCGCACGCCATCGGCATGAAGACCGGCCAGATCGAATCGGCCCTGCTGGTCGCCGAATACGCCCACCGCCACCGGATGAAGCCCGGCATGACCGGCTGGGCGGCCATCAACGGCTCGCGCGGCCCGCTCCATAATGCCCAGGACGTGCGTCGCCGCGTCCAGCTCGACGTCGAATACATCGAGCGCCAGTCGCTGTGGCTCGACCTGTGGATCATGGCCCTGACCGTGCCGGTCCTGCTCGGCGATCGTCTGGCGGTTCGCTGA